The proteins below are encoded in one region of Acidobacteriota bacterium:
- the ybgF gene encoding tol-pal system protein YbgF: protein MTRIVIGALTGALLVGLAQPARAANREHQQLMADIRMLQEQSQQLQLVLVSLADTLKSLNAKLDDQANTTRKQFADQKLLIDNLGSDLRVVRERLDENNTRVNTIGQELTSLREAVNTLPSQLQPAVTMIPGPDGTMIPAPQPAGTGAPLTGTPGVATPGGPTGPAGGLSPQRMLDTAQADYAAGQWPLAISGFEQFIRTFPTHDRADDAQFYIGESYQLDGKFKEAVAAYEKVIADYPSGDRVPQALYKRGVALSLLGENDRARESFQQVIRNYPQSEVAVLAKQVLDGLNRRPR, encoded by the coding sequence ATGACGCGCATCGTGATCGGCGCCCTGACGGGCGCCCTGCTCGTGGGCCTCGCGCAGCCGGCCCGCGCCGCCAACCGCGAGCACCAGCAGTTGATGGCCGACATCCGCATGCTGCAGGAGCAGTCGCAGCAACTGCAGCTCGTGCTCGTGTCCCTGGCCGACACGTTGAAGAGCCTCAACGCGAAGCTCGACGACCAGGCCAACACCACGCGCAAGCAGTTCGCGGATCAGAAGCTGCTCATCGACAACCTCGGGAGCGATCTGCGCGTCGTGCGTGAGCGGCTCGACGAGAACAACACGCGCGTCAACACGATCGGACAGGAACTCACGTCGCTGCGCGAGGCGGTCAACACGCTGCCGTCGCAACTGCAGCCCGCCGTCACGATGATTCCCGGTCCTGACGGGACGATGATCCCGGCGCCGCAGCCGGCGGGCACGGGCGCGCCGCTGACGGGGACACCCGGCGTGGCAACCCCGGGAGGGCCGACGGGACCGGCAGGCGGATTGTCGCCGCAGCGCATGCTCGACACGGCGCAGGCCGACTACGCGGCCGGTCAGTGGCCGCTGGCGATCTCCGGCTTCGAGCAGTTCATCCGCACCTTCCCCACGCACGACAGGGCGGATGACGCGCAGTTCTACATCGGCGAGTCGTACCAGCTCGATGGCAAGTTCAAGGAAGCGGTGGCGGCGTACGAGAAGGTCATCGCCGACTATCCGTCTGGCGATCGCGTGCCGCAGGCGCTGTACAAGCGCGGCGTGGCGCTGAGCCTGCTCGGCGAGAACGACCGCGCGCGCGAGAGCTTCCAGCAGGTGATCAGGAATTACCCGCAGAGCGAGGTGGCCGTCCTCGCCAAGCAGGTACTCGATGGCTTGAACCGCCGGCCGCGGTAA
- the ptsP gene encoding phosphoenolpyruvate--protein phosphotransferase, translated as MLMLTGVAVAPGEALGPAVVVRLRTHDVRYRIAADAVAAEQARLVEACERTRGQLEEIRDRTRHVVGADLAGMFDVQLLMLGDPLLRERADALIRTRQVNAEWAVVEAGEELMQRLRAIEDPYLQERHGDLSDVLGRVRANLQRDDSDAGWLNAQLARFAEPCVFVADDLPVSVAAQLDWSRLAALATDAGTRTAHTAILARSMGIPAVVGLQEATRVVPPGVMLLVDGTRGAIAVDPPQTVIEATRRLLTPTAVPKPLLSGPATTADEEPVHLYANVERPEDVAFAWREGAAGLGLVRSELLLGGQPIGSVSEQLQIDAYRAVLDEAGDREVTIRTFDITPEEIGLPELFDVEPRERLGMRGLRLGLVRPELLERQFRALVKAGQGRNLRILFPFVTTVEEVVRATRILAEQAERLDLPAPPAGVMVEVPAAALDARRLAQHACFLSIGTNDLTQYTLAADRGDVRLQHLYDSKHPAVLRLIRMVVRGARRHGRRVAVCGEMAADAALLRVLIGLGLREFSMAATSLRQARDAVRGLSLADAQDAALAALSGAETSAPSPAA; from the coding sequence GTGCTGATGCTGACAGGTGTCGCCGTGGCTCCCGGAGAAGCGCTCGGGCCGGCCGTCGTGGTGCGACTGCGCACGCACGACGTCAGGTACCGCATCGCAGCCGACGCTGTCGCCGCGGAACAGGCGCGCCTGGTCGAGGCGTGCGAACGCACCCGCGGGCAACTCGAGGAGATCCGCGACAGGACCCGTCACGTGGTCGGCGCCGACCTCGCCGGCATGTTCGACGTGCAGCTGCTGATGCTCGGCGATCCTCTGCTGCGCGAGCGCGCCGACGCCCTGATTCGTACGCGGCAGGTCAACGCCGAATGGGCGGTGGTCGAGGCAGGGGAGGAGTTGATGCAGCGCCTCCGCGCCATCGAGGATCCGTACCTGCAGGAGCGCCACGGCGATCTCAGCGACGTCCTCGGACGCGTTCGCGCCAACCTGCAGCGCGACGACAGCGACGCGGGCTGGCTCAACGCGCAGCTCGCGCGCTTCGCGGAGCCGTGCGTCTTCGTCGCCGACGACCTGCCCGTCTCCGTGGCGGCGCAACTGGACTGGAGCCGGCTCGCCGCACTGGCGACAGACGCCGGCACGCGCACGGCGCACACGGCGATACTCGCGCGTTCCATGGGCATCCCCGCCGTCGTCGGACTTCAGGAAGCCACGCGGGTCGTGCCGCCCGGCGTCATGCTGCTCGTTGACGGAACCCGCGGCGCGATCGCCGTCGATCCGCCGCAAACGGTGATCGAAGCCACGCGTCGACTGCTCACGCCGACGGCAGTCCCGAAGCCGCTGCTCTCCGGACCTGCGACGACGGCAGACGAGGAACCGGTTCATCTCTATGCGAACGTCGAGCGTCCCGAGGATGTGGCGTTCGCATGGCGGGAAGGCGCCGCTGGACTCGGACTCGTGCGATCCGAGTTGCTGCTCGGTGGGCAGCCGATCGGAAGCGTCAGCGAACAGTTACAGATAGACGCCTACCGCGCCGTGCTCGACGAGGCGGGCGACAGGGAAGTCACCATCAGGACCTTCGACATCACGCCGGAGGAGATCGGCCTGCCGGAGCTCTTCGATGTCGAGCCTCGCGAGCGGCTCGGCATGCGCGGATTGCGGCTGGGACTGGTCCGCCCGGAACTGCTGGAGCGTCAGTTCCGCGCACTCGTGAAGGCAGGGCAGGGCAGGAATCTGCGCATCCTGTTCCCCTTCGTGACCACGGTCGAAGAAGTCGTGCGCGCGACGCGTATCCTGGCCGAGCAGGCGGAGCGCCTCGACCTGCCCGCGCCACCGGCTGGCGTCATGGTGGAAGTGCCCGCCGCGGCGCTCGACGCGAGGCGCCTGGCGCAACACGCGTGCTTCCTGAGCATCGGGACGAACGATCTCACGCAGTACACGCTGGCCGCCGATCGCGGCGACGTCAGGCTGCAGCACCTGTACGACTCGAAGCATCCGGCGGTCCTGCGGTTGATTCGAATGGTGGTGCGCGGGGCGCGCCGTCATGGCCGGCGCGTGGCCGTGTGCGGTGAGATGGCCGCGGACGCGGCGCTGCTGCGCGTATTGATTGGCCTGGGGTTGCGCGAGTTCAGCATGGCCGCCACGTCGTTGCGGCAGGCGCGTGACGCGGTACGCGGCCTCAGCCTCGCCGACGCACAGGACGCCGCGCTTGCGGCGTTGTCGGGCGCGGAGACGTCAGCCCCGTCGCCAGCGGCCTGA
- the rpoN gene encoding RNA polymerase factor sigma-54 — protein MAITQKLQTRLSQKLVLTPSLQQAIKLLPMTTLELAELLNQEMVENPMLEEVSTEELQTVEPQAQTSEPEAPEAPKPDRPDANWDEQDYAYFFGEYLDDGGYRSRMPVEVKELPPIENTLSTSGTLADHLLWQLSMRLDISPDAREIGEAIIGNLNDDGYLVASVDELAQMGDWTPSRVEEVLTILQHLDPVGVAARDLQECLTLQLRHQGYGNTPSDVIVTEHLRLLQNHQVPEIAKRMGMPIEQLKDHIEIIRNLDPKPGSRFNPAPSQYVMPDVYIVKVEDQYVAALNDDGLPQLRISPVYKRLLDNKHDESAAETRAYVKEKFRSALWLLKSVDQRQKTIIKVANSIIQFQREFLDHGIEHLRPLVLRDVAEDIGMHESTVSRVVNNKYMHTPQGVFEMKYFFHSGISSSFGESVSSVTIKQRIRKIIEAEDGRKPLSDSKIVSILQREGLVLARRTIAKYREELRIPTSNQRKVLY, from the coding sequence ATGGCCATCACCCAGAAGCTCCAGACCCGACTCTCACAGAAGCTCGTCCTGACGCCTTCGTTGCAGCAGGCGATCAAGCTGCTGCCGATGACGACGCTCGAGCTTGCCGAGCTTCTGAATCAGGAAATGGTCGAGAATCCGATGCTGGAGGAGGTGTCCACCGAGGAGTTGCAGACGGTGGAACCCCAGGCCCAGACGTCGGAGCCCGAGGCCCCCGAAGCGCCCAAGCCGGACAGGCCTGACGCCAACTGGGACGAGCAGGACTACGCCTACTTCTTCGGCGAATACCTGGACGATGGCGGCTACCGCTCCCGCATGCCCGTGGAGGTCAAGGAGTTGCCACCCATCGAGAACACGCTCTCGACGTCAGGCACATTGGCCGACCATTTGCTTTGGCAGTTGTCGATGCGCCTGGACATCTCTCCCGACGCACGCGAGATCGGCGAAGCCATCATCGGCAACCTGAACGACGATGGCTACCTCGTGGCGTCGGTTGACGAACTGGCGCAGATGGGCGACTGGACGCCCTCCCGGGTGGAGGAGGTGCTGACCATCCTGCAGCACCTGGATCCTGTCGGCGTGGCCGCGCGCGACCTCCAGGAATGCCTCACCCTTCAGTTGCGCCACCAGGGCTACGGAAACACGCCGTCCGACGTGATCGTCACCGAGCACCTCCGCCTGTTGCAGAACCATCAGGTTCCCGAGATCGCCAAGCGGATGGGCATGCCCATCGAACAGCTCAAGGACCACATCGAGATCATCAGGAACCTCGATCCCAAACCGGGCAGCCGCTTCAATCCCGCGCCGTCGCAGTACGTCATGCCCGACGTCTACATCGTCAAGGTGGAGGACCAGTACGTGGCCGCCCTCAACGACGATGGCCTGCCGCAACTGCGGATCAGCCCGGTGTACAAGCGCCTGCTGGACAACAAGCACGACGAGTCAGCGGCCGAGACACGCGCGTACGTGAAGGAAAAATTCCGCTCGGCGCTCTGGCTGCTCAAGTCGGTGGATCAGCGCCAGAAGACGATCATCAAGGTCGCCAACAGCATCATCCAGTTCCAGCGGGAGTTCCTGGATCACGGCATCGAGCACCTGCGCCCGCTCGTGCTGCGCGACGTGGCCGAGGACATCGGCATGCACGAGAGCACCGTCAGCCGCGTGGTGAACAACAAGTACATGCACACGCCGCAGGGCGTGTTCGAGATGAAGTACTTCTTCCACAGCGGCATCAGCAGTTCGTTCGGCGAGAGCGTCTCGTCTGTCACGATCAAGCAGCGGATCCGCAAGATCATCGAGGCCGAAGACGGCCGCAAGCCGCTCAGCGACTCGAAGATCGTCAGCATCCTCCAGCGCGAAGGGCTGGTGCTCGCGCGCCGGACGATCGCGAAGTACCGCGAAGAGCTCCGGATCCCCACGTCCAATCAGCGCAAGGTGCTGTACTGA
- a CDS encoding PTS sugar transporter subunit IIA, translating into MADAGQGLGVVVVTHGQLAHELVNAAEMIAGEQVRFQAVALGWHDDPNAARDQIAAAVARVAGGAGVLILTDMFGGTPSNLGITFLEDDEVEVVTGVNLPMLVKLASLDSSNSGLLAIARQVREHAREAIRVASDLMRPDAGS; encoded by the coding sequence ATGGCAGACGCGGGACAGGGACTTGGCGTGGTCGTGGTGACGCACGGCCAGTTGGCGCACGAACTCGTGAACGCGGCGGAGATGATCGCCGGTGAGCAGGTGCGCTTCCAGGCCGTGGCGCTCGGCTGGCACGACGACCCGAACGCGGCGCGGGATCAGATCGCGGCCGCCGTCGCGCGCGTGGCCGGCGGCGCGGGCGTGCTGATCCTCACCGACATGTTCGGCGGCACGCCCAGCAACCTCGGAATCACGTTCCTCGAAGACGATGAAGTGGAGGTCGTGACGGGCGTGAACCTGCCGATGCTGGTGAAGCTGGCAAGCCTCGACAGCAGCAACAGCGGCCTGCTGGCCATCGCGCGGCAGGTGCGCGAGCACGCGCGCGAAGCCATTCGCGTGGCGTCGGATCTGATGCGCCCCGACGCCGGTTCGTAA
- the rapZ gene encoding RNase adapter RapZ has protein sequence MSRFIVLTGLSGSGKTQAVRALEDLGYFCVDNLPVALIPTFAELTLRAGGEITRAAVVVDIRERSLLKAFPATYASLRDMPGLDPRLIFLDASDAALVRRFSETRRPHPLAEHQSVSEGIRVEREQLQPIRAMADQIIDTTDMTVHELRHAFMAASRDLGASSGPVVTFLSFGFKHGVPLDADLVFDARFLPNPHFVPELRPHTGRDAEVRLFLEQYEDYATFLDRVADLLAFLLPRYAAEGKSYVTVAIGCTGGTHRSVAIAEQLKRRMADVDGIRLRVRHRDIAHE, from the coding sequence ATGAGCCGCTTCATCGTGCTGACCGGCCTGTCCGGTTCGGGGAAGACCCAGGCCGTCAGGGCACTCGAAGACCTCGGCTACTTCTGCGTCGACAACCTGCCCGTCGCGCTCATTCCCACGTTCGCGGAACTGACGCTGCGCGCCGGCGGCGAGATCACGCGCGCGGCCGTCGTCGTCGACATCAGGGAACGGTCGCTCCTCAAGGCGTTTCCGGCGACCTACGCGTCCCTGCGCGACATGCCGGGACTGGACCCGCGGCTGATCTTCCTGGACGCGTCCGACGCCGCGCTCGTCAGGCGCTTCAGCGAAACGCGCCGGCCGCACCCGCTCGCCGAGCATCAATCGGTCAGCGAAGGCATCCGCGTCGAGCGCGAGCAACTCCAGCCGATCCGCGCGATGGCCGACCAGATCATCGACACGACGGACATGACCGTGCACGAACTGCGGCACGCGTTCATGGCCGCGTCGCGGGATCTCGGCGCGTCGTCTGGCCCTGTCGTCACGTTCCTCAGTTTCGGGTTCAAGCACGGCGTCCCGCTCGACGCCGACCTCGTGTTCGACGCGCGCTTCCTGCCGAACCCGCACTTCGTCCCGGAACTGCGACCCCACACCGGCCGCGACGCGGAGGTCAGGCTGTTCCTGGAGCAGTACGAAGATTACGCCACGTTCCTCGACAGAGTCGCGGACCTGCTGGCGTTCCTGCTGCCGCGGTACGCCGCAGAGGGCAAGAGCTACGTCACGGTGGCCATCGGCTGCACCGGGGGCACGCACCGGTCGGTGGCCATCGCCGAGCAACTGAAGCGACGCATGGCCGACGTCGACGGCATCCGCCTGCGCGTCCGCCACCGCGACATCGCGCATGAGTAG
- the lptC gene encoding LPS export ABC transporter periplasmic protein LptC, translated as MRMRRLLRALLAAFALGFAAWLGLQLRGRPILTGEVSDPRTDPDAVVESSGGLITRTRGEARDMDLRHEGLRTYPDGRTVFQSVTVTVPPRDDRRGFTISGDEAEVTKDNAQVRLTGNLKLVTSDNLTMTGPEATYDSTDGIIRIPGDVRFTRERMTGSSVGATYDNTRDVLWMLERARIDIAADRQGQGETHMTAGSAGFARADRYIRLQDAATVKREGQELTGTTITVFMQPEVDIVELVELRDKSAVSLPAPQQLQQLSATDINLAYQSDGRTLRQVTLAERANVRFRAEGGGQGRRLDGALIDMQLDADGSTMTGLTAQDHVALSVPQAGATPARVITGQSLTGTGQPGRGLTGATFSKDVVFRETRPASRGQAALDRTITAETLELNTKGSLDAIDRATFTGSVQVKDAQRTASAPRLVYRTESGDITLSAEGTTLTARVDDARGSVQARIIDIVGGGDDVAAEIDVRSVLQGGSDGATRPGLFSGDEPVNVTAARLERRAKKAVYTGDAQIWQGATSIKGDSITLDEASGNMLAAGKARTVMEMDDPDAAAGAPRSVTTGTADEVAYDDQERRATLRGTARLVSARDGDLRGNRIEMYMLDGGRQLERLEAYEAVTLQTATRNATCARLTYFTREGRYLLNGTPVVVLEQFPNECRETTGRRLTFFRASDVITVDGNQSTRTQGRTAGTCPALKPS; from the coding sequence ATGCGCATGCGACGCCTTCTTCGCGCGCTGCTTGCGGCGTTCGCGCTCGGCTTTGCCGCATGGCTCGGCCTCCAGTTGCGCGGGCGTCCGATCCTGACCGGCGAGGTCAGCGATCCGCGCACCGATCCCGACGCCGTCGTCGAGTCGAGCGGCGGCCTCATCACGCGGACGCGCGGCGAAGCGCGCGACATGGACCTGCGTCACGAGGGGCTGCGGACGTACCCCGATGGACGCACGGTGTTCCAGTCGGTCACCGTGACGGTGCCGCCTCGCGACGACAGGCGCGGCTTCACCATCAGCGGCGACGAGGCGGAGGTCACCAAGGACAACGCGCAGGTACGCCTCACGGGCAACCTGAAGCTCGTGACCAGCGACAACCTCACCATGACGGGGCCGGAGGCGACCTACGACTCGACCGACGGCATCATCCGCATCCCGGGCGACGTGCGCTTCACGCGCGAACGGATGACGGGGTCGTCGGTCGGCGCGACCTACGACAACACGCGTGACGTGCTATGGATGCTCGAGCGCGCGCGCATCGATATCGCCGCCGATCGACAGGGTCAGGGCGAAACGCACATGACGGCTGGATCGGCGGGCTTCGCGCGCGCCGATCGCTACATCCGCCTGCAGGACGCCGCGACAGTGAAACGGGAAGGGCAGGAGCTCACGGGCACGACCATCACCGTGTTCATGCAGCCCGAGGTCGACATCGTCGAGCTCGTCGAACTGCGCGACAAGTCGGCTGTCTCGCTGCCCGCGCCCCAACAGCTCCAGCAGTTGTCGGCCACCGACATCAACCTCGCGTACCAATCAGACGGCCGGACGCTGCGCCAGGTGACGCTTGCTGAACGCGCGAACGTGCGCTTCCGCGCGGAAGGCGGCGGCCAGGGGCGGCGCCTCGATGGTGCGCTCATCGACATGCAGCTCGATGCCGATGGGTCCACCATGACGGGCCTGACCGCGCAGGACCACGTGGCCCTGTCTGTGCCGCAGGCAGGCGCCACGCCGGCGCGCGTCATCACGGGGCAGTCGCTGACAGGCACGGGACAGCCGGGACGCGGCCTCACAGGCGCCACCTTCTCGAAGGACGTCGTGTTCCGCGAAACACGGCCGGCATCGCGAGGGCAGGCCGCCCTCGATCGCACCATCACCGCCGAGACCCTCGAATTGAACACGAAGGGCAGCCTCGACGCGATCGATCGCGCCACCTTCACCGGCAGCGTGCAGGTCAAGGACGCGCAACGCACGGCGTCGGCCCCACGGCTCGTCTACCGCACCGAATCGGGCGACATCACGCTGAGCGCGGAAGGCACCACCCTCACGGCGCGCGTCGATGATGCGCGCGGGTCGGTGCAGGCCCGCATCATCGACATCGTTGGCGGTGGCGATGATGTGGCGGCGGAGATCGACGTCCGCTCCGTGCTGCAGGGCGGAAGCGACGGCGCCACCCGCCCCGGCCTGTTCTCGGGAGACGAACCCGTGAACGTCACGGCGGCGCGGCTTGAACGCCGGGCCAAGAAAGCCGTCTACACCGGCGACGCCCAGATCTGGCAGGGGGCGACGTCGATCAAGGGCGACTCGATCACGCTCGACGAGGCCTCCGGCAACATGCTGGCCGCGGGAAAGGCCCGCACCGTGATGGAGATGGACGATCCCGACGCGGCGGCCGGGGCGCCCAGAAGCGTGACGACGGGCACGGCCGACGAGGTCGCCTACGACGACCAGGAACGCCGCGCCACGCTGCGCGGCACCGCACGCCTCGTGAGCGCGCGCGACGGCGACCTGCGCGGCAACCGCATCGAGATGTACATGCTCGACGGCGGTCGCCAGCTCGAGCGCCTGGAAGCCTACGAAGCGGTGACGCTCCAGACCGCGACGCGGAACGCGACGTGCGCCCGGCTGACGTACTTCACCAGGGAAGGGCGCTACCTCCTGAACGGCACACCCGTGGTGGTGCTCGAACAGTTCCCCAACGAGTGTCGCGAGACGACGGGCCGGCGCCTGACGTTCTTCCGCGCCTCCGACGTCATCACCGTGGACGGCAACCAGTCCACCCGAACGCAGGGTCGCACCGCCGGGACGTGCCCCGCCCTGAAGCCATCCTGA
- a CDS encoding HPr family phosphocarrier protein, with protein sequence MVTREVTIVNPLGLHARAAARFVRLASRFGSTVRVARGQRELDGKSILGLLLLGAARGSTIVIRTEGDDAEAAAEALATLVADGFGEV encoded by the coding sequence ATGGTGACGCGAGAAGTGACCATCGTCAACCCGCTCGGCCTGCACGCCCGCGCGGCGGCCCGCTTCGTCCGGCTGGCGTCTCGGTTCGGCTCGACGGTACGCGTGGCCAGGGGACAGCGCGAACTCGACGGCAAGAGCATCCTCGGTCTGCTGCTGCTCGGCGCCGCGCGCGGATCGACGATCGTCATCCGCACGGAAGGCGACGACGCCGAGGCGGCGGCCGAGGCACTGGCCACGCTCGTCGCCGACGGATTCGGGGAGGTCTGA
- the lptB gene encoding LPS export ABC transporter ATP-binding protein: MALLQTDRLTKAYGGRTVVGGVSLELRSGEVVGLLGPNGAGKTTTFYMCVGLARPDSGTVTLDGADITHDPIYVRARKGLAYLPQEASIFRGLTVEQNVMAILETIDLDAAHRRTRCRELLAELSLSHLARSKAYTLSGGERRRVEITRALVNNPKFILLDEPFAGIDPIAVSDIQTIIFHLKNRGIGVLITDHNVRETLKITDRAHIVHAGTIFKSGTPEDLAADEEVKRIYLGTDFRLD, encoded by the coding sequence ATGGCCCTTCTGCAGACCGATCGCCTCACGAAGGCCTATGGCGGCCGCACCGTCGTGGGGGGCGTCAGCCTCGAGCTGCGCTCCGGCGAGGTCGTGGGCCTCCTCGGCCCCAACGGCGCCGGCAAGACGACCACGTTCTACATGTGCGTCGGCCTGGCGCGGCCCGACTCGGGTACCGTGACCCTCGACGGCGCCGACATCACCCACGATCCCATCTACGTCAGGGCCCGCAAGGGTCTGGCCTATCTGCCGCAGGAGGCGTCGATCTTCAGGGGCCTCACCGTCGAACAGAACGTGATGGCCATCCTCGAGACGATCGACCTCGACGCCGCCCACCGGCGCACCCGATGCCGGGAGTTGCTGGCCGAACTCTCCCTGTCCCATCTGGCACGGTCGAAGGCCTACACCCTGTCGGGCGGGGAGCGCCGACGTGTCGAGATCACGCGCGCCCTGGTCAACAACCCGAAGTTCATCCTGCTGGACGAACCCTTCGCCGGCATCGACCCGATCGCGGTCTCGGATATCCAGACCATCATCTTCCACCTGAAAAATCGTGGCATCGGCGTCCTCATTACGGACCATAATGTCCGGGAGACATTGAAGATCACCGATCGGGCGCATATTGTGCATGCGGGTACCATTTTCAAGAGTGGAACCCCTGAGGATCTGGCGGCCGACGAGGAGGTCAAGCGCATCTACCTTGGGACCGATTTCAGGCTCGACTGA
- the pal gene encoding peptidoglycan-associated lipoprotein Pal: MSARLVRLVALILVVVATASACSRKKPPVARPTPPPPSTGVQTGNVPPPPPEPIAEPEPPVASVPFEPGISGTSVDYNARSLDELNRESPLQPVFFLLDSADMAGETQATLQKNADILKQYPSWVVTIEGHCDERGTAEYNLALGERRAQTARAYLISLGIPANRLKTVSYGKEFPFDPGSNEEAWAKNRRAHFVVTSK, from the coding sequence ATGTCCGCTCGCCTCGTCCGACTCGTTGCCCTGATCCTGGTGGTCGTTGCCACCGCGTCCGCGTGCAGCCGCAAGAAGCCTCCCGTCGCCCGGCCGACTCCCCCGCCGCCGTCGACAGGCGTGCAGACGGGCAACGTCCCGCCTCCGCCGCCGGAGCCCATTGCCGAGCCCGAACCGCCCGTTGCGTCGGTGCCGTTCGAGCCTGGGATCTCGGGCACATCGGTGGACTACAACGCGCGGTCGCTCGACGAATTGAACCGCGAGAGCCCGCTGCAGCCGGTGTTCTTCCTGCTCGACAGCGCCGACATGGCTGGCGAGACACAGGCCACGCTCCAGAAGAATGCCGACATCCTCAAGCAGTATCCGAGCTGGGTCGTCACGATCGAAGGGCATTGCGACGAGCGCGGCACGGCCGAGTACAATCTGGCTCTCGGCGAACGCCGTGCGCAGACGGCCCGTGCGTATCTGATTTCTCTCGGGATCCCGGCCAACCGCCTCAAGACGGTGTCATACGGCAAGGAGTTCCCGTTCGATCCAGGTTCGAACGAAGAGGCGTGGGCGAAGAACCGTCGCGCGCACTTCGTGGTCACCAGCAAGTAA
- a CDS encoding single-stranded DNA-binding protein has translation MGSVNKAILVGNLGRDAELKFTGNGFAIARFSIATTDRRKDSKTGDWVEKTEWHRIVLLGKQAESLQDYLKKGKQIYVEGRIETRSWDDKDGQKRYTTEIVADRIQLLGSGGGGRGGGGSRGEDDYDYGGGSSSSSGSSSGGGGGFDPAGGEGDDDIPF, from the coding sequence ATGGGAAGCGTCAACAAGGCCATTCTCGTGGGAAACCTCGGACGGGACGCCGAACTGAAGTTCACCGGCAACGGGTTCGCGATCGCGCGGTTCAGCATCGCGACCACCGACAGGCGCAAGGACAGCAAGACCGGTGACTGGGTCGAGAAGACCGAATGGCATCGCATCGTCCTGCTGGGCAAGCAGGCCGAGTCGCTGCAGGACTACCTGAAGAAGGGCAAACAAATCTACGTCGAAGGTCGCATCGAGACGCGCTCCTGGGACGACAAGGACGGTCAGAAGCGATACACCACCGAAATCGTGGCCGATCGTATCCAGTTGCTGGGAAGCGGCGGCGGTGGACGTGGCGGTGGCGGCAGCCGCGGCGAGGACGACTACGACTACGGTGGTGGCTCGAGCTCGTCGAGCGGCAGCAGCAGCGGCGGCGGCGGTGGCTTCGACCCCGCGGGCGGCGAGGGCGACGACGACATTCCGTTCTAG
- the hprK gene encoding HPr(Ser) kinase/phosphatase, translating to MVVIPDSGALGLTVRDLLTRCAGTALGDLTVRAGANGLGRLITHVSLQKTGLALTGQAHYLEDGRVLLFGRSEVQYLAELGPDERRLRLCDVLRPGLPCIVITGGLAVDPILVELADTMDVPVLSTDVLTSEALVRLTGLLDEALAPVATLHGVLVDILGLGVLLLGESGIGTSECALDLVVRGHRLVADDAVEITRRGTTLVGTSPALTRHHMEVRGLGIMNVQDLFGVASTRQSVHVELLVRLVRWEAHTDCDRLGLDQTTEPLLGVQVPVVALPVAPGRNIGILVEVAARRHLLLARGNSAAQRLVATLEAELRAGES from the coding sequence ATGGTCGTCATCCCCGATTCGGGTGCCCTGGGACTCACGGTTCGTGACCTCCTGACGCGCTGCGCAGGCACGGCGCTCGGCGACCTGACGGTGCGGGCCGGCGCCAACGGCCTCGGGCGTCTCATCACGCACGTATCGCTCCAGAAGACCGGCCTCGCGCTGACGGGGCAGGCCCACTACCTCGAGGACGGCCGCGTCCTCCTGTTCGGCCGCAGCGAGGTGCAGTACCTCGCCGAGCTCGGGCCTGACGAGCGCCGCCTGCGTCTCTGCGACGTGCTGCGTCCGGGACTGCCGTGCATCGTGATCACCGGCGGACTGGCCGTCGATCCGATCCTCGTGGAACTGGCCGACACCATGGACGTGCCGGTCCTGTCGACCGATGTCCTCACGTCCGAAGCGCTCGTGCGCCTCACGGGCCTTCTCGACGAAGCCCTGGCGCCCGTCGCGACGCTCCACGGCGTGCTGGTGGACATCCTTGGGCTGGGCGTCCTCCTGCTGGGCGAGAGCGGCATCGGCACGAGCGAATGCGCGCTCGACCTCGTGGTGCGCGGCCATCGCCTCGTGGCCGACGATGCCGTGGAAATCACGCGACGCGGCACCACGCTGGTCGGGACGTCGCCGGCCCTCACGCGGCACCACATGGAGGTGCGCGGCCTCGGCATCATGAACGTGCAGGACCTGTTCGGCGTCGCCTCGACGCGCCAGAGCGTGCACGTGGAACTGCTGGTCCGCCTGGTGCGCTGGGAGGCCCACACCGACTGCGACAGGCTCGGTCTCGACCAGACCACCGAGCCACTGCTCGGCGTGCAGGTGCCCGTCGTGGCCCTGCCCGTGGCGCCCGGCCGGAACATCGGCATCCTCGTGGAAGTGGCCGCCCGGCGTCATCTGCTGCTCGCGCGCGGCAACTCGGCGGCGCAGCGTCTCGTGGCCACGCTCGAAGCGGAACTGCGGGCGGGGGAGTCATGA